One Triticum dicoccoides isolate Atlit2015 ecotype Zavitan chromosome 4B, WEW_v2.0, whole genome shotgun sequence genomic window carries:
- the LOC119291334 gene encoding protein NPGR1-like: MAAIMLCTCSGDQSKFEEMPRSPESLATRDFSASGSCSRPGKREATPDDSQVNEVESDLRETLSLNYEEARALLGRLEYQRGNFDAALQVLQGIDIRSLKPRMTSAVTESAKPKVSPRSSRRKTSQVNGMLVHMSMHSVSLLLEAILLKARSLERLGRVTDAAEECRTIIDIVESAWPNGVPEGTSEDCKLIDMFHSALEYLPNLWMKSGCFEEAITAYRRALARPWNLDSQRSANLQKDLAVTLLYCGIEVKSPQEFSQQQNLATPENNIEEAILLLFVLIRKLAFQEIKWDPDLVNHLMYALSLSGHYEVLARHLEMLLPGTYGRSERWYVLALCYSAAGMDDSALNIIRNGFRVLQRKGKPHIPSLLLGAKLCCKNPKHASEGIKFANKARESFRSHDMHFISAVNHFLGVCYGPFARSSTSHTEKMRLQDDALRLLQDAAATSKYNPEILYSLAWENAMQRKLNAAIESAAECLEMVTGSSVSTWKLLILVLSAQQNLEEAESVADIALDEAEQEDQMGILRLKALIQSSRGQFKSAVESFRILLAIIQAKKEIWKLTPYDKVKSLHKLEMEAWLDLASIYTKLEAWNDSNICLDKAKSIDFLSPKCWHVKGLILEAQSLHQEALEAFSLSLSINPDYVPSMVSMASILRTLGAKSSSIARTFLRSATRLEPTNHQAWMGLGLVLKSEGSVLEAADCFQAAYELLELSPIQDFSEQLPILLQ, translated from the exons ATGGCTGCAATCATGTTATGCACGTGCAGCGGGGACCAATCGAAGTTTGAAGAGATGCCCCGATCACCGGAATCTCTCGCAACACGGGATTTCTCGGCAAGTGGTTCTTGTTCGAGACCAGGAaaacgagaagcaacgcctgatgaTAGCCAAGTGAATGAAGTGGAATCGGACTTAAGAGAGACTCTTTCGCTAAATTATGAG GAGGCCCGGGCATTGCTGGGTAGACTGGAGTATCAGAGAGGAAACTTTGATGCGGCATTGCAAGTCCTTCAGGGCATTGATATAAGAAGCCTCAAACCACGAATGACCAGTGCTGTTACTGAAAGTGCCAAGCCTAAAGTTTCTCCACGTTCTTCAAGAAGGAAAACCTCACAAGTGAATGGAATGCTAGTGCATATGTCAATGCATTCTGTAAGTTTGCTTCTGGAAGCCATATTGCTTAAAGCGAGATCTTTGGAAAGACTTGGTAGAGTGACAG ATGCTGCAGAAGAATGCAGAACCATCATAGATATTGTAGAGTCTGCATGGCCGAATGGTGTTCCTGAAGGTACTTCCGAAGACTGTAAGTTGATAGACATGTTCCACTCGGCTCTCGAATATCTTCCTAACCTATGGATGAAAAGTGGTTGTTTTGAGGAGGCCATAACTGCATATCGGAGAGCTCTTGCAAGGCCCTGGAATTTGGATTCTCAAAGGTCCGCCAACTTACAAAAAGACTTAGCGGTGACTCTACTGTACTGTGGTATTGAAGTGAAGTCTCCTCAAGAGTTCAGTCAGCAACAGAACTTGGCAACCCCGGAGAACAACATCGAGGAAGCAATTTTGCTGCTGTTTGTACTTATCAGAAAGCTAGCcttccaagaaataaagtgggaTCCTGATCTCGTGAACCATTTGATGTACGCACTGTCATTGTCTGGTCATTATGAAGTCTTGGCCAGGCATCTAGAGATGTTGTTACCCGGAACCTATGGCAGATCAGAAAGATGGTACGTTCTCGCGCTTTGCTACAGTGCAGCTGGCATGGATGATAGTGCCTTAAACATCATAAGGAATGGTTTCCGTGTGTTACAAAGGAAGGGGAAACCTCATATTCCATCTCTTCTTCTAGGAGCCAAACTATGTTGTAAGAACCCAAAGCATGCTTCTGAAGGAATAAAATTTGCAAATAAAGCCAGGGAGTCATTCAGAAGTCATGATATGCATTTCATCAGTGCTGTGAATCATTTCCTTGGTGTTTGTTATGGACCTTTTGCTAGGTCGTCCACTTCTCACACAGAAAAAATGAGATTGCAAGATGATGCACTGAGGCTGTTGCAGGATGCTGCGGCAACGTCGAAGTATAATCCTGAAATACTGTACAGCCTTGCTTGGGAAAATGCAATGCAGCGCAAACTGAATGCAGCCATTGAAAGTGCAGCGGAATGTCTCGAAATGGTGACAGGAAGTTCAGTGAGTACCTGGAAGCTGTTGATTCTAGTGTTATCTGCACAGCAGAATTTGGAAGAAGCTGAATCAGTAGCTGATATTGCACTAGATGAGGCTGAGCAAGAGGATCAAATGGGTATTTTGAGGCTAAAAGCACTAATTCAGTCCTCCCGTGGACAATTCAAGTCTGCTGTAGAATCTTTTAGGATTTTGCTTGCAATCATTCAAGCAAAGAAGGAAATCTGGAAATTGACCCCTTATGATAAG GTTAAATCCCTGCATAAGTTAGAGATGGAAGCATGGTTAGATTTGGCATCAATATACACAAAGCTTGAAGCATGGAATGACTCAAACATCTGCCTTGACAAAGCAAAATCCATCGATTTCTTATCTCCAAAGTGCTGGCATGTCAAAG GCCTGATATTGGAGGCCCAGTCCTTGCACCAAGAAGCCCTCGAGGCATTCTCATTATCCCTCTCCATCAATCCAGACTATGTCCCTAGCATGGTTTCTATGGCAAGCATTCTAAGAACTCTTGGAGCGAAATCATCGTCAATCGCGAGAACTTTCCTTCGCAGCGCCACCCGCTTAGAGCCAACAAACCATCAAGCCTGGATGGGGCTCGGACTCGTCCTGAAATCTGAAGGATCGGTGCTTGAGGCCGCTGACTGCTTCCAGGCAGCTTACGAGCTCCTAGAGTTGTCACCTATTCAGGATTTCTCCGAGCAACTGCCCATCTTGCTGCAGTAG
- the LOC119291335 gene encoding 40S ribosomal protein S3a — protein sequence MAVGKNKRISKGRKGSKKKAVDPFTKKQWYDIKAPLLFTSRNVGKTLVSRTQGTKIASEGLKHRVFEVSLADLQNDEDQAYRKIRLRAEDVQGMNVLTNFWGMDFTTDKLRSLVRKWQTLIEAHVDVKTTDNYMLRMFAIGFTKRRPNQVKRTCYAQASQIRQIRRKMVEIMVNQAASCDLKELVNKFIPEVIGKEIEKATSSIFPLQNVYVRKVKILKAPKFDLGKLMEVHGDYKEDVGVKLDRPADGDEVIPGAEEVAAAE from the exons ATGGCGGTCGGCAAGAACAAGCGCATCTCCAAGGGGAGGAAGGGTAGCAAGAAGAAGGC CGTCGATCCGTTCACCAAGAAGCAGTGGTATGACATCAAGGCGCCGCTGCTGTTCACCAGCCGCAACGTCGGCAAGACCCTCGTGTCCAGGACACAGGGTACCAAG ATTGCCTCAGAGGGTCTGAAGCACAGGGTGTTTGAAGTATCTCTAGCTGATCTTCAGAACGACGAGGACCAGGCCTACAGGAAGATCAGACTCCGTGCTGAGGATGTGCAAGGGATGAATGTCCTCACCAACTTCTGG GGCATGGACTTCACCACTGACAAGCTCAGGTCCCTTGTGAGGAAGTGGCAGACACTCATTGAGGCTCATGTGGATGTGAAGACAACTGACAACTACATGCTTCGCATGTTCGCCATTGGCTTCACCAAGAGACGCCCGAACCAGGTGAAGCGCACTTGCTATGCCCAAGCAAGTCAGATCAGACAG ATCCGCCGCAAGATGGTTGAGATCATGGTCAACCAAGCTGCAAGCTGTGACTTGAAGGAGCTTGTGAACAAGTTCATCCCTGAGGTGATCGGAAAGGAGATTGAGAAGGCCACCTCAAGCATCTTCCCCCTCCAGAACGTGTACGTCCGCAAGGTGAAGATCCTGAAGGCCCCCAAGTTCGACCTGGGGAAGCTCATGGAG GTTCACGGTGACTACAAGGAGGATGTTGGTGTGAAGCTTGACAGGCCTGCTGATGGGGACGAGGTCATTCCTGGTGCGGAGGAGGTTGCTGCTGCTGAGTAG